A single Leclercia sp. AS011 DNA region contains:
- the lhgO gene encoding L-2-hydroxyglutarate oxidase: MYDFVIIGGGIIGMSTAMQLMELYPDARIALLEKEAGPACHQTGHNSGVIHAGVYYTPGSLKAQFCLAGNRATKAFCDQNNIRYDTCGKMLVATSSLEMERMRALWERTAANGIEREWLSGAELREREPNITGLGGIFVPSSGIVSYREVTAAMASRFQAKGGEVIYRAEVSALKEHADRVVIHTHDGREFDATTLISCSGLMADRLVKMLGIDPGFIICPFRGEYFRLAPEHNRIVNHLIYPIPDPAMPFLGVHLTRMIDGSVTVGPNAVLAFKREGYRKGDFSLADMLEIMGSTGIRRVLQNNLRSGLGEMKNSLCKSGYLKLVQKYCPGLTAKDLHPWPAGVRAQAVSPEGKLIDDFLFVTTPRTIHTCNAPSPAATSAIPIGAHIVSKVQTLLASQHNPGRSLRAAGNVETLHAAFTR; the protein is encoded by the coding sequence ATGTATGACTTCGTGATTATCGGCGGCGGTATTATCGGCATGTCCACCGCCATGCAGCTGATGGAACTCTACCCGGACGCCCGCATTGCGCTGCTGGAGAAGGAGGCAGGCCCCGCCTGCCACCAGACCGGGCACAACAGCGGGGTGATCCACGCCGGGGTCTATTACACCCCCGGCAGCCTGAAAGCGCAGTTCTGCCTGGCGGGCAACCGGGCGACCAAAGCCTTCTGCGATCAAAACAACATTCGCTACGACACCTGCGGCAAGATGCTGGTGGCGACTTCGTCGCTGGAGATGGAGCGGATGCGGGCCCTGTGGGAACGCACCGCCGCCAACGGCATCGAGCGCGAGTGGCTCAGCGGCGCCGAGCTGCGCGAGCGCGAGCCCAATATCACCGGGCTGGGCGGGATTTTTGTCCCCTCCAGCGGGATCGTCAGCTATCGCGAGGTGACGGCGGCCATGGCGAGCCGCTTCCAGGCGAAGGGCGGCGAAGTGATTTATCGCGCCGAGGTCAGCGCCCTGAAAGAGCACGCCGACCGGGTGGTGATCCACACCCACGACGGGCGCGAGTTCGACGCCACCACCTTAATTAGCTGCTCCGGGCTGATGGCCGACCGGCTGGTGAAGATGCTCGGCATCGACCCCGGGTTTATTATCTGTCCGTTCCGCGGGGAGTATTTCCGCCTCGCGCCGGAGCACAACCGGATCGTCAACCACCTTATCTACCCCATCCCGGATCCGGCGATGCCGTTTCTCGGGGTGCATCTCACCCGGATGATCGACGGCAGCGTGACGGTGGGGCCGAACGCGGTGCTGGCCTTCAAGCGTGAGGGCTACCGCAAGGGCGATTTCTCCCTCGCCGATATGCTGGAAATTATGGGCTCAACGGGCATCCGCCGGGTATTGCAGAACAACCTGCGCTCGGGCCTGGGCGAGATGAAAAACTCCCTGTGCAAAAGCGGCTATCTGAAGCTGGTGCAGAAGTACTGCCCGGGGCTGACGGCGAAGGATCTGCACCCCTGGCCTGCGGGTGTGAGGGCGCAGGCAGTTTCGCCAGAAGGTAAGCTCATCGACGACTTTTTATTTGTCACCACGCCGCGCACCATCCATACCTGTAATGCCCCCTCACCGGCGGCGACCTCGGCGATCCCCATCGGGGCGCATATTGTGAGCAAGGTTCAGACCCTGCTCGCCAGTCAGCACAACCCCGGGCGTTCGCTGCGGGCTGCCGGTAATGTGGAGACCTTACATGCCGCGTTTACCCGTTAA
- the csiR gene encoding DNA-binding transcriptional regulator CsiR, which yields MTIISQATAIDGYRWLKNDIIRGVYHPDEKLRMSLLTSRYELGVGPLREALSQLVAEGLVTVINQKGYRVAPMSEQELLDIFDARANMEAMLVRLAIERGGEEWEADLLARAHLLNKLESRDASETMLDEWDQRHQAFHTAMVVGCGSQYLMQMRERLFDLAARYRYVWLRKTVLSVAMLEEKHAEHQKLMDAVLARDGDKAGELMYQHLLTPIPIIRGAMGVGLGT from the coding sequence ATGACCATCATTTCCCAGGCAACGGCCATCGACGGCTACCGCTGGCTTAAGAACGACATTATCCGCGGGGTGTATCACCCGGATGAGAAGCTGCGGATGAGCCTGCTGACCTCCCGGTATGAGCTGGGCGTCGGCCCGCTGCGCGAAGCGCTGTCGCAGTTGGTTGCCGAGGGGCTGGTCACGGTCATTAACCAGAAAGGCTACCGGGTGGCTCCCATGTCCGAACAGGAGCTGCTCGATATCTTTGATGCCCGCGCCAATATGGAGGCGATGCTGGTGCGCCTTGCCATCGAACGCGGCGGCGAAGAGTGGGAAGCCGACCTCCTCGCCCGGGCGCATCTGCTGAACAAGCTGGAATCCCGCGATGCCAGCGAGACCATGCTGGACGAGTGGGACCAGCGCCATCAGGCGTTTCATACGGCGATGGTGGTTGGGTGTGGGTCGCAGTATCTGATGCAGATGCGGGAGCGGCTGTTCGATCTGGCGGCACGGTATCGGTATGTGTGGCTGCGCAAGACTGTGCTGTCGGTGGCGATGCTGGAGGAGAAGCATGCAGAGCATCAGAAGTTGATGGATGCGGTGCTGGCGCGGGATGGGGATAAGGCGGGGGAACTGATGTATCAGCATTTGTTGACGCCGATTCCGATAATTCGGGGGGCGATGGGGGTGGGTCTGGGGACCTGA
- the symE gene encoding endoribonuclease SymE: MTNIDCIAESLQPEVFDADDRVFTVSYATRYGDYTRIPAFIMKGLWLNEAGFSTGTKVDVKVMKGCMILTSRQGEPEIETLMREVSQLSEQKQQQVMDFVGVISGKLRKA, from the coding sequence ATGACTAATATCGATTGTATTGCAGAATCACTGCAACCAGAAGTATTTGACGCTGACGACCGGGTATTTACCGTAAGTTATGCGACGCGGTATGGAGATTACACCCGCATCCCTGCATTTATTATGAAAGGGCTGTGGCTCAATGAAGCCGGGTTCAGCACCGGAACGAAGGTCGACGTAAAAGTCATGAAGGGCTGCATGATCCTGACGTCCCGGCAGGGAGAGCCGGAGATAGAGACGCTGATGCGCGAGGTGAGTCAACTGTCGGAGCAGAAACAACAGCAGGTGATGGACTTTGTTGGGGTGATCTCCGGGAAGCTGCGAAAGGCTTAA
- the gabT gene encoding 4-aminobutyrate--2-oxoglutarate transaminase, with protein sequence MSTNKELMQRRSNAVPRGVGQIHPIFAARAENCRVWDVEGREYLDFAGGIAVLNTGHLHPEVVSAVEAQLKKLSHTCFQVLAYEPYLELCETLNQKVPGDFPKKTLLVTTGSEAVENAVKIARAATKRNGTIAFTGAYHGRTHYTLSLTGKVNPYSAGMGLMPGHVYRALYPCALHGISDDDAIASIHRIFKNDAAPEDIAAIVIEPVQGEGGFYATSPAFMQRLRDLCDEHGIMLIADEVQSGAGRTGTFFAMEQMGVAADITTFAKSIAGGFPLAGVTGRAEVMDAIAPGGLGGTYAGSPIACAAALAVMKVFEQEDLLGKANKLGNTLREGLLAIAEKHPEIGDVRGLGAMIAIELFEEGDHHKPNAALTAQIVARARDKGLILLSCGPYHNVLRILVPLTVEEAQLQQGLAIIAECFDEAKQG encoded by the coding sequence ATGAGCACCAACAAAGAGTTAATGCAGCGTCGTAGCAATGCCGTGCCCCGCGGCGTGGGTCAGATCCACCCGATTTTTGCCGCCCGGGCCGAGAACTGCCGGGTGTGGGACGTCGAAGGCCGGGAGTATCTTGATTTCGCCGGGGGGATTGCGGTGCTGAACACCGGGCATCTGCATCCGGAGGTGGTCAGCGCCGTGGAAGCGCAGCTGAAAAAGCTGTCGCACACCTGCTTCCAGGTGCTGGCCTATGAGCCCTATCTGGAGCTTTGCGAAACCCTGAACCAGAAAGTGCCGGGCGACTTCCCGAAAAAGACCCTGCTGGTGACCACCGGCTCCGAAGCCGTCGAGAACGCGGTGAAAATTGCCCGCGCGGCAACTAAGCGCAACGGCACGATCGCCTTTACCGGGGCCTATCATGGCCGCACCCACTACACCCTGTCGCTGACCGGTAAAGTGAACCCTTACTCAGCGGGCATGGGCTTAATGCCGGGCCACGTCTATCGCGCCCTCTATCCCTGCGCCCTGCACGGCATCAGCGATGACGACGCCATCGCCAGCATCCATCGCATCTTCAAGAACGATGCCGCGCCGGAAGATATCGCCGCCATCGTGATTGAACCTGTCCAGGGTGAAGGCGGGTTCTACGCCACCTCCCCGGCCTTTATGCAGCGCCTGCGCGACCTGTGCGACGAGCACGGCATCATGCTGATCGCCGATGAAGTGCAGAGCGGCGCGGGCCGCACCGGCACCTTCTTCGCCATGGAGCAGATGGGCGTGGCGGCGGATATCACCACCTTCGCCAAATCCATTGCCGGCGGCTTCCCGCTGGCGGGCGTCACCGGACGTGCCGAAGTGATGGACGCCATCGCCCCGGGCGGCCTCGGCGGTACCTACGCCGGGAGCCCCATCGCCTGCGCCGCCGCGCTGGCGGTAATGAAAGTCTTCGAGCAGGAGGATCTGTTGGGCAAAGCCAACAAGCTGGGCAACACCCTGCGCGAAGGCCTGCTGGCTATCGCGGAAAAACACCCTGAGATCGGCGACGTTCGCGGCCTGGGGGCGATGATCGCCATCGAGCTGTTTGAAGAGGGCGACCACCATAAACCGAACGCCGCCCTGACGGCGCAGATTGTGGCCCGGGCGCGGGACAAAGGGCTGATCCTGCTCTCGTGCGGCCCGTACCATAACGTGCTGCGCATCCTGGTGCCGCTGACCGTGGAAGAGGCGCAGCTTCAGCAGGGGCTGGCGATCATCGCCGAGTGTTTTGACGAGGCGAAGCAGGGTTAA
- the glaH gene encoding glutarate dioxygenase GlaH, with translation MNALTAVKQPDEALSRTITGFSITTSVQSPRLLELTFSAEVTQQFLREVEQWPIQALEYKSFLRFRVAKILDDLCGNQLQPLLLNTLLSRDQGALLIDAEGVDNVSQADEMVKIATAVAHLIGRSNYDAMSGQYYARFTVKNVDNSDSYLRQPHRVLELHNDGTFVDEVTDYVLMMKIDEQNMQGGNSLLLHLDDWESLDKFFSHPLARRPLRWTAPPSKNVAADVFHPVFDVDQQGRPVMRYIDQFVQPKDFEEGVWLSELSDALEGSKNIVSIPVPVGKFLLINNMFWLHGRDRFTPHPDLRRELMRQRGYISYATTHYQAHQ, from the coding sequence CATCACCGGTTTTAGCATCACGACATCCGTGCAGTCTCCGCGTTTGCTGGAGCTGACGTTCTCCGCAGAAGTGACCCAGCAGTTCCTGCGGGAGGTGGAGCAGTGGCCCATTCAGGCCCTGGAGTACAAATCCTTCCTGCGCTTTCGGGTGGCGAAGATCCTCGATGACCTGTGCGGCAACCAGCTCCAGCCGCTGCTGCTGAACACCCTCCTCAGCCGGGACCAGGGCGCGCTGCTGATCGACGCCGAGGGGGTGGATAACGTCTCCCAGGCCGATGAGATGGTGAAGATCGCCACCGCGGTCGCCCACCTGATCGGTCGCTCCAACTATGACGCCATGAGCGGCCAGTACTACGCCCGCTTTACGGTCAAAAACGTCGATAATTCCGACAGCTACCTGCGCCAGCCCCACCGCGTGCTGGAGCTGCACAACGACGGCACCTTCGTCGATGAAGTCACCGACTACGTGCTGATGATGAAGATCGACGAGCAGAACATGCAGGGCGGCAACTCCCTGCTGCTGCACCTCGACGACTGGGAGTCGCTGGATAAATTCTTCAGCCATCCGCTGGCCCGTCGCCCCCTGCGCTGGACGGCACCGCCGAGCAAAAACGTCGCCGCCGATGTGTTCCACCCGGTGTTTGACGTCGACCAGCAGGGCCGCCCGGTGATGCGCTATATCGACCAGTTCGTTCAGCCGAAAGATTTTGAAGAGGGGGTCTGGCTGAGCGAACTTTCTGACGCGCTGGAGGGCAGCAAAAACATCGTCTCCATTCCGGTACCGGTGGGTAAATTCCTGCTGATCAACAACATGTTCTGGCTGCATGGCCGGGATCGCTTTACCCCGCACCCGGATCTGCGCCGGGAGCTGATGCGCCAGCGCGGGTACATCAGCTACGCCACCACCCACTATCAGGCTCATCAGTAG
- the gabD gene encoding NADP-dependent succinate-semialdehyde dehydrogenase — protein sequence MQLNDPSLFRQQAYIEGEWCDAHSGETLAVTNPANGQTLGSVPKMGADETRAAIEAANRALPAWRALTAKERATILRRWFDLMMANQDDLAQLMTLEQGKPLAEAKGEISYAASFIEWFAEEGKRVYGDTIPGHQADKRLIVIKQPIGVTAAITPWNFPAAMITRKAGPALAAGCTMVLKPASQTPYSALALAELAHRAGIPAGVFSVVTGSASDIGNELTSNPLVRKLSFTGSTEIGRQLMAQCAKDIKKVSLELGGNAPFIVFDDADLDKAVEGALASKFRNAGQTCVCANRLYVQDGVYDRFAEKLQLAVEKMQIGDGLTQGVTIGPLIDGKAVDKVEEHIADAVEKGARIITGGSLHKLGGNFFQPTILVDVPGDAKVAKEETFGPLAPLFRFKDEADVIQMANDTEFGLAAYFYARDLSRVFRVGEALEYGIVGINTGIISNEVAPFGGIKASGLGREGSKYGIEDYLEIKYMCIGL from the coding sequence ATGCAACTCAACGATCCCAGCTTATTCCGCCAGCAGGCTTATATAGAAGGAGAGTGGTGCGACGCCCACAGTGGTGAGACCCTCGCCGTGACCAACCCGGCGAACGGCCAGACCCTCGGCAGCGTGCCGAAAATGGGTGCCGACGAGACCCGGGCGGCGATTGAGGCCGCGAACCGCGCCCTGCCCGCCTGGCGCGCGCTCACCGCCAAAGAGCGCGCCACCATTCTGCGCCGCTGGTTCGATTTGATGATGGCTAACCAGGATGACCTCGCCCAACTGATGACCCTCGAACAGGGCAAACCGCTGGCGGAAGCCAAAGGCGAGATTAGCTATGCCGCCTCCTTTATAGAGTGGTTCGCCGAAGAGGGAAAACGCGTCTACGGCGATACCATTCCGGGCCATCAGGCGGACAAGCGTTTAATCGTGATTAAGCAGCCGATTGGCGTGACCGCCGCCATCACCCCGTGGAACTTCCCGGCGGCGATGATCACCCGCAAGGCAGGCCCGGCCCTGGCGGCAGGCTGCACCATGGTGCTCAAACCCGCCAGCCAGACCCCCTACTCCGCGCTGGCGCTGGCGGAACTGGCGCACCGGGCCGGGATCCCCGCTGGGGTATTCAGCGTGGTCACCGGTTCGGCGTCCGACATCGGCAACGAGCTGACCAGCAACCCGCTGGTGCGCAAGCTCTCCTTTACCGGCTCCACCGAGATTGGCCGCCAGCTGATGGCCCAGTGCGCGAAGGACATCAAAAAGGTGTCGCTGGAGCTGGGGGGCAACGCGCCCTTTATTGTCTTTGACGATGCCGACCTCGATAAGGCCGTGGAAGGGGCGCTGGCCTCGAAGTTCCGCAACGCCGGGCAGACCTGCGTCTGCGCCAACCGCCTGTACGTGCAGGACGGCGTTTACGACCGCTTTGCCGAAAAACTCCAGCTGGCGGTGGAAAAAATGCAGATCGGCGACGGCCTGACCCAGGGCGTTACCATCGGGCCGCTGATCGACGGCAAGGCGGTGGACAAAGTCGAAGAACACATTGCCGACGCGGTGGAGAAAGGCGCACGCATTATTACCGGCGGATCGCTGCATAAACTCGGCGGCAACTTCTTCCAACCGACTATTCTGGTAGATGTACCCGGTGACGCGAAGGTGGCGAAAGAGGAGACCTTCGGCCCGCTGGCCCCGCTGTTCCGCTTTAAAGATGAAGCGGACGTGATCCAGATGGCGAACGACACCGAGTTCGGCCTCGCCGCCTACTTCTATGCCCGCGATCTGAGCCGCGTGTTCCGCGTCGGCGAGGCGCTGGAGTACGGCATCGTCGGGATCAACACCGGGATTATCTCCAACGAAGTCGCCCCGTTCGGCGGCATTAAAGCCTCCGGCCTGGGTCGGGAAGGTTCTAAATACGGCATCGAAGATTACTTAGAAATCAAATATATGTGCATCGGCCTTTAA